The Chryseobacterium sp. G0186 genome includes the window GGGAATTCACTATCTACCTGTAAAGTAAAATTGACCATTAAATTTTAAGATATGCTTGTAGAGATATCGTAATTTCACCTATCACCTGTTACCTACAAATTCCAATTCGCTTCTATCATCTCCATTAAAAAATCAGGACACTTAATAACCTTATTGGTTTTTGCGTCCAAAAAGAATAGAGTAGTGGAAGCTTCCGTAATTTTAATATGCTCTTCATTGTAAATTTCATATTCAAATTCAATTCTTACTCCCGGAATTTTTTTTACATAGGTGTGGATTTCTAATTTTTGATCATATAACGCAGGTCGGATATA containing:
- a CDS encoding acyl-CoA thioesterase; this encodes MIHTTHSIRVRYAETDPMKYVYYGNYAEYLEVGRVELFRSIGISYDEIENQGIWLPVSEYKIKYIRPALYDQKLEIHTYVKKIPGVRIEFEYEIYNEEHIKITEASTTLFFLDAKTNKVIKCPDFLMEMIEANWNL